A window of the Pogona vitticeps strain Pit_001003342236 chromosome 4, PviZW2.1, whole genome shotgun sequence genome harbors these coding sequences:
- the LRRC41 gene encoding leucine-rich repeat-containing protein 41 isoform X2 yields the protein MLEGISELMAEHNQDVLDRLAVSLKSLTFRHLLPTKQSARQLLSLFLHRLIHHGAVDHLSMYSWPDPDPALLTLILKMSAGVWHPGKVPVNQETCCHMCRKKSINQSLELEHKPLWTSSTQFHSSAAGQCSDKDLNSEKMVPLVSQESMAGFENAVELASINCETLKDPVDCGLGCSSPQRRTQQATSSGREHADVASLSCSLSKTSQHDPSLKTPQKRCKATTGKSHSCRKTGKAPIDSEDLYDFVFAVGREKQEKALSNKRKLGAAKSPADCFSAPSELASGSSTPCAAEARPVGITSLKSAGHFRSVTTLEVFSIPLTRNTCQMLGNLLSSWVSLETLVLTLNGLGLGIFNILAGLRALSRHSDYSLRVVRISDMFSHVPCMNLVHSFLRAVPLLQTLLVSFDLKTAPEWNRSEDSWDMLFLQEEIPEGNLEQLEIRFPREPLQTSHLVPVLKASRSLQSLSLDSVAISCPQEVGLLLHALKEYSPNLKKLSFHDVNLSGHSKEVLLLLQDPVLQEITFSFCRLFEKCTTDLFSEIINVVKKNSSLTTLRIPGNRLGNHRLVALADIFSEDSVCSICHLDLSSNCIKPDGLLEFAKKLEGYIAQCREQIKFTKLCLYQNWLDQDAATAQEALWRLKAICSVVSDTWDASQAFADYISVM from the exons ATGCTGGAGGGCATATCGGAACTCATGGCAGAACACAACCAGGATGTTCTAGACAGATTGGCTGTCTCACTCAAGTCCCTGACATTCCGTCACCTCCTCCCCACCAAACAGTCTGCTAGACAACTGTTGAGTTTGTTTCTTCATCGCCTAATTCATCATGGGGCTGTGGACCACCTGTCTATGTACTCCTGGCCTGATCCTGACCCAGCACTTTTAACCCTTATTCTAAAAATGAGTGCTGGGGTTTGGCATCCTGGAAAAGTGCCAGTGAACCAGGAAACATGTTGCCATATGTGCAGAAAGAAATCTATTAATCAGAGCCTAGAGCTAGAGCATAAGCCTCTTTGGACTTCAAGCACACAGTTCCATAGTTCAGCAGCTGGCCAGTGTAGTGACAAAGATCTGAACAGTGAAAAAATGGTTCCTCTTGTCTCTCAAGAATCTATGGCAGGCTTTGAAAATGCTGTAGAGTTAGCCAGCATCAACTGTGAGACTCTGAAAGACCCAGTGGACTGTGGGTTGGGTTGCAGTTCTCCCCAAAGAAGGACACAACAAGCTACAAGTTCAGGAAGAGAACATGCTGATGTGGCATCTCTCAGCTGTTCCCTAAGTAAAACGTCCCAACATGATCCTTCTTTGAAAACACCACAGAAGAGGTGCAAGGCTACAACAGGGAAGAGCCACAGCTGTCGAAAGACTGGCAAAGCTCCTATAGACTCAGAAGATCTTTACGATTTTGTCTTTGCAGTTGGAAGAGAAAAACAGGAGAAAGCACTTTCTAACAAAAGGAAATTGGGGGCAGCAAAGAGTCCTGCTGACTGTTTCTCTGCCCCATCAGAGCTTGCCAGTGGTAGCAGTACACCTTGTGCAGCAGAAGCCCGACCAGTTGGGATCACCTCTCTGAAAAGTGCTGGCCATTTCCGAAGTGTGACCACACTGGAAGTATTCTCCATCCCTCTGACTAGGAATACATGCCAAATGCTTGGGAACCTGCTAAGCTCTTGGGTGTCTTTGGAGACACTTGTTTTGACCTTGAATG GCTTAGGCCTTGGTATCTTCAATATTCTCGCTGGACTCCGGGCTCTCTCTCGACACAGTGATTACTCTCTCCGTGTGGTGCGCATCAGTGACATGTTCTCACATGTCCCCTGTATGAATCTTGTCCATTCTTTCTTGCGTGCTGTTCCATTGCTTCAGACACTCTTGGTCAGCTTTGATctcaaaactgcaccagagtggAACAGGTCAGAAGATAGCTGGGACATGTTATTCTTACAAGAAGAAATTCCAG AGGGCAATCTGGAACAGCTTGAGATCAGATTTCCCAGGGAACCTCTTCAAACAAGTCACTTGGTGCCAGTGCTGAAAGCCTCAAGGTCCCTCCAGAGTCTCTCCTTAGACAGTGTTGCCATTTCCTGTCCACAAGAAGTTGGACTTCTCCTTCATGCACTCAAAG AATATAGCCCAAACCTGAAGAAGTTAAGCTTTCATGATGTCAACCTTTCTGGCCACTCAAAAgaagtcctcctcctcctgcaggacCCGGTCCTCCAAG AAATCACCTTTTCTTTTTGTCGGCTGTTTGAAAAGTGTACCACGGATCTTTTTTCTGAAATAATCAATGTTGTGAAGAAAAACTCCTCATTGACGACTCTCAGAATCCCAGGAAATAGGCTGG GAAATCATAGGTTGGTTGCACTGGCTGACATTTTTTCGGAAGATTCAGTCTGTTCCATCTGTCATCTAGATCTAag CTCCAACTGTATCAAACCTGATGGTCTCCTGGAGTTTGCCAAGAAGCTAGAGGGTTACATAGCACAATGCAGAGAACAAATCAAGTTTACCAAATTGTGCCTCTACCAGAACTGGCTGGACCAGGATGCTGCAACTGCCCAAGAGGCCCTTTGGCGACTAAAAGCCATATGCAGTGTGGTTAGTGACACATGGGATGCGTCTCAGGCCTTTGCTGACTATATCAGTGTGATGTAA
- the LRRC41 gene encoding leucine-rich repeat-containing protein 41 isoform X1, which produces METKSGEEAHGRHPLSLFELSGVVISSVMGRVEKEVWALPGPILKGILPLLNIYYLERIEETAMKKGLSTQPIWCKLWFDIMKTRPSRLESIKCWRKKFLETFFSNVLRGILDVSSHQRLNDPCFLPLLYTSQHVTQLTIYNMLEGISELMAEHNQDVLDRLAVSLKSLTFRHLLPTKQSARQLLSLFLHRLIHHGAVDHLSMYSWPDPDPALLTLILKMSAGVWHPGKVPVNQETCCHMCRKKSINQSLELEHKPLWTSSTQFHSSAAGQCSDKDLNSEKMVPLVSQESMAGFENAVELASINCETLKDPVDCGLGCSSPQRRTQQATSSGREHADVASLSCSLSKTSQHDPSLKTPQKRCKATTGKSHSCRKTGKAPIDSEDLYDFVFAVGREKQEKALSNKRKLGAAKSPADCFSAPSELASGSSTPCAAEARPVGITSLKSAGHFRSVTTLEVFSIPLTRNTCQMLGNLLSSWVSLETLVLTLNGLGLGIFNILAGLRALSRHSDYSLRVVRISDMFSHVPCMNLVHSFLRAVPLLQTLLVSFDLKTAPEWNRSEDSWDMLFLQEEIPEGNLEQLEIRFPREPLQTSHLVPVLKASRSLQSLSLDSVAISCPQEVGLLLHALKEYSPNLKKLSFHDVNLSGHSKEVLLLLQDPVLQEITFSFCRLFEKCTTDLFSEIINVVKKNSSLTTLRIPGNRLGNHRLVALADIFSEDSVCSICHLDLSSNCIKPDGLLEFAKKLEGYIAQCREQIKFTKLCLYQNWLDQDAATAQEALWRLKAICSVVSDTWDASQAFADYISVM; this is translated from the exons ATGGAGACAAAGTCGGGGGAGGAGGCCCATGGTCGGCATCCCCTTAGCCTCTTTGAGCTGAGCGGGGTGGTAATCAGCTCTGTCATGGGACGCGTGGAGAAAGAGGTTTGGG CACTTCCAGGTCCAATCCTGAAGGGCATCTTGCCTCTGCTTAACATCTATTATCTGGAGCGAATTGAGGAGACAGCCATGAAAAAAG GACTCTCCACCCAGCCTATATGGTGCAAGCTCTGGTTTGACATCATGAAAACAAGACCTTCTAGATTAGAG AGCATCAAGTGTTGGAGGAAGAAATTCCTTGAAACGTTCTTCTCTAATGTGCTGCGTGGAATTTTGGATGTGTCTTCACACCAACGCCTGAATGACCCTTGCTTTTTGCCCTTGCTATACACTTCACAGCACGTTACCCAGCTCACCATCTATAACATGCTGGAGGGCATATCGGAACTCATGGCAGAACACAACCAGGATGTTCTAGACAGATTGGCTGTCTCACTCAAGTCCCTGACATTCCGTCACCTCCTCCCCACCAAACAGTCTGCTAGACAACTGTTGAGTTTGTTTCTTCATCGCCTAATTCATCATGGGGCTGTGGACCACCTGTCTATGTACTCCTGGCCTGATCCTGACCCAGCACTTTTAACCCTTATTCTAAAAATGAGTGCTGGGGTTTGGCATCCTGGAAAAGTGCCAGTGAACCAGGAAACATGTTGCCATATGTGCAGAAAGAAATCTATTAATCAGAGCCTAGAGCTAGAGCATAAGCCTCTTTGGACTTCAAGCACACAGTTCCATAGTTCAGCAGCTGGCCAGTGTAGTGACAAAGATCTGAACAGTGAAAAAATGGTTCCTCTTGTCTCTCAAGAATCTATGGCAGGCTTTGAAAATGCTGTAGAGTTAGCCAGCATCAACTGTGAGACTCTGAAAGACCCAGTGGACTGTGGGTTGGGTTGCAGTTCTCCCCAAAGAAGGACACAACAAGCTACAAGTTCAGGAAGAGAACATGCTGATGTGGCATCTCTCAGCTGTTCCCTAAGTAAAACGTCCCAACATGATCCTTCTTTGAAAACACCACAGAAGAGGTGCAAGGCTACAACAGGGAAGAGCCACAGCTGTCGAAAGACTGGCAAAGCTCCTATAGACTCAGAAGATCTTTACGATTTTGTCTTTGCAGTTGGAAGAGAAAAACAGGAGAAAGCACTTTCTAACAAAAGGAAATTGGGGGCAGCAAAGAGTCCTGCTGACTGTTTCTCTGCCCCATCAGAGCTTGCCAGTGGTAGCAGTACACCTTGTGCAGCAGAAGCCCGACCAGTTGGGATCACCTCTCTGAAAAGTGCTGGCCATTTCCGAAGTGTGACCACACTGGAAGTATTCTCCATCCCTCTGACTAGGAATACATGCCAAATGCTTGGGAACCTGCTAAGCTCTTGGGTGTCTTTGGAGACACTTGTTTTGACCTTGAATG GCTTAGGCCTTGGTATCTTCAATATTCTCGCTGGACTCCGGGCTCTCTCTCGACACAGTGATTACTCTCTCCGTGTGGTGCGCATCAGTGACATGTTCTCACATGTCCCCTGTATGAATCTTGTCCATTCTTTCTTGCGTGCTGTTCCATTGCTTCAGACACTCTTGGTCAGCTTTGATctcaaaactgcaccagagtggAACAGGTCAGAAGATAGCTGGGACATGTTATTCTTACAAGAAGAAATTCCAG AGGGCAATCTGGAACAGCTTGAGATCAGATTTCCCAGGGAACCTCTTCAAACAAGTCACTTGGTGCCAGTGCTGAAAGCCTCAAGGTCCCTCCAGAGTCTCTCCTTAGACAGTGTTGCCATTTCCTGTCCACAAGAAGTTGGACTTCTCCTTCATGCACTCAAAG AATATAGCCCAAACCTGAAGAAGTTAAGCTTTCATGATGTCAACCTTTCTGGCCACTCAAAAgaagtcctcctcctcctgcaggacCCGGTCCTCCAAG AAATCACCTTTTCTTTTTGTCGGCTGTTTGAAAAGTGTACCACGGATCTTTTTTCTGAAATAATCAATGTTGTGAAGAAAAACTCCTCATTGACGACTCTCAGAATCCCAGGAAATAGGCTGG GAAATCATAGGTTGGTTGCACTGGCTGACATTTTTTCGGAAGATTCAGTCTGTTCCATCTGTCATCTAGATCTAag CTCCAACTGTATCAAACCTGATGGTCTCCTGGAGTTTGCCAAGAAGCTAGAGGGTTACATAGCACAATGCAGAGAACAAATCAAGTTTACCAAATTGTGCCTCTACCAGAACTGGCTGGACCAGGATGCTGCAACTGCCCAAGAGGCCCTTTGGCGACTAAAAGCCATATGCAGTGTGGTTAGTGACACATGGGATGCGTCTCAGGCCTTTGCTGACTATATCAGTGTGATGTAA
- the UQCRH gene encoding cytochrome b-c1 complex subunit 6, mitochondrial: MGRQDEKALEGGSGEPEEEEEELVDPLTVIREECEKLEKCVKFREVLDECEARVNSRSHTEETCSDELIDFLRTRDHCVAEKLFTKLK, translated from the exons ATGGGGCGGCAGGACGAGAAGGCGCTGGAAGGGGGGAGCGGCGAGCCTGAG gaggaagaggaagaacttGTG gatccTTTAACtgttattagggaagaatgtgAAAAGCTAGAAAAATGTGTGAAATTCCGTGAAGTGCTTGATGAGTGTGAGGCTCGAGTGAATTCCAGATCCCATACAGAAGAGACGTGTTCAGATGAGCTCATTGACTTTTTGAGAACTAGAGATCATTGT GTGGCTGAAAAACTCTTCACCAAGCTGAAATAA